A window of Enoplosus armatus isolate fEnoArm2 chromosome 3, fEnoArm2.hap1, whole genome shotgun sequence contains these coding sequences:
- the zbtb49 gene encoding zinc finger and BTB domain-containing protein 49 yields the protein MDALSSHSSYLLQQLQEQRIQGLLCDCMLVVKGVCFKAHKNVLAAFSSHFRSLFQNSPSQKNEVFNLVIQDVSGIGQILDYMYTSHLDVNQDNVQALLDIAQCLQVPNVQSMCNAFLKPCPPPVEIPSFSLPGMLSSEHDCLLGSSLPHDVDLHCPSETQRPGFSSERMPVSVPNSSSNCDTAGSTQAPIEKQLVHGYKLRNFYSKQYFKQSALQTNSVASNQGPGPLVLVEEQQCQLGVSQGGSHTPVCPGNTVQPNPPCTSVAVEKNPVSSLTPSENLNTPSSNSEDSMLNKPVRPKKAVYLKKYNYLRSQKALEEMFAESVSEPVLSCPKESHQEESVVQTEASEAPVEDLNAGREQVTEAATETQLPSPPPVNQEEQNLKTVPEPPQQIGHKQYCCEVCGKIFKHPSNLELHKRSHTGEKPFQCNVCGRNFSQAGNLQTHLRRHSGEKPYICELCGKSFTASGDVHRHKVVHTGEKPHLCDICGRGFNNLSNLKEHKRTHATDKTFTCDQCGKSFNTHRKLLKHKARHAGEKPHSCATCGKCFIGSGDLQRHIRSHTGEKPYICNTCGKSFTRSAMLRRHSNMHCKGAPADNPVTDNSDPPRSSDGAASFPKPVSHSKPPAAASEPHFPSVMPHAGLEKPSPPTPSPPQPTPHIETPPPNMHLSPASTPTPLPELRSLVPHHLLSSNHQERSAALTAADHLKLAKPHPQEAVYGPYVENGNMSVEMGRGLAGRPYLPPADNHCSSLTSSSRPNSGSYRSTEGQFISSVTLWGLAMKTLQNDNDMEQ from the exons ATGGACGCCCTGTCCAGCCACAGCTCCtacctcctgcagcagctccaggagcAGAGGATTCAGGGTCTGCTCTGTGACTGCATGCTGGTGGTCAAAGGTGTCTGCTTCAAAGCCCACAAAAATGTCCTGGCTGCGTTCAGCTCCCATTTCAG GTCTTTATTCCAAAATTCCCCCAGTCAGAAGAATGAGGTGTTCAACTTGGTCATCCAGGACGTCAGTGGCATCGGCCAGATATTGGACTACATGTACACCTCCCATCTTGACGTCAACCAAGATAATGTTCAGGCACTCCTGGACATTGCCCAGTGTTTGCAGGTTCCAAACGTTCAGAGCATGTGCAATGCTTTCCTCAAGCCTTGTCCTCCGCCAGTGGAAATCCCATCATTTTCTCTCCCGGGCATGCTGAGCTCTGAGCACGACTGCCTCTTGGGGAGCAGTCTGCCTCATGATGTTGACCTCCACTGTCCCTCTGAAACCCAGAGGCCTGGCTTCAGCAGTGAAAGGATGCCTGTTTCTGTGCCTAATAGCAGCTCAAACTGTGACACAGCCGGCAGCACTCAGGCACCTATTGAAAAACAGCTTGTCCATGGCTACAAGCTCCGTAACTTCTACAGTAAGCAATACTTTAAACAAAGTGCACTTCAGACTAATAGTGTAGCCTCAAACCAAGGCCCAGGCCCTTTGGTGTtggtggaggagcagcagtgtCAGCTAGGGGTCAGCCAGGGAGGGAGCCACACTCCTGTATGCCCAGGAAACACAGTTCAGCCCAATCCTCCCTGCACGTCTGTGGCAGTTGAAAAGAACCCTGTCTCTTCTTTAACACCCTCAGAGAATTTAAACACCCCCAGCTCTAACTCAGAAGACTCAATGCTCAACAAGCCAGTTCGCCCAAAGAAGGCCGTATACCTAAAGAAGTACAACTACCTCCGGTCTCAGAAGGCTTTGGAGGAGATGTTTGCTGAGTCAGTCAGTGAGCCTGTCCTCAGCTGTCCCAAAGAGAGTCATCAAGAAGAGTCTGTGGTCCAGACGGAAGCTTCAGAAGCTCCTGTGGAGGACCTTAATGCAGGCAGGGAGCAGGTTACAGAGGcggcaacagaaacacaacttcccAGTCCTCCGCCTGTGAACCAAGAAGAGCAAAATCTGAAGACTGTGCCAGAGCCTCCACAGCAGATAGGACACAAGCAGTATTGTTGTGAGGTGTGCGGGAAGATCTTCAAACACCCAAGCAACCTGGAGCTGCACAAGCGCTCACATACCG GTGAGAAGCCCTTTCAGTGTAACGTGTGTGGTAGAAACTTCTCACAG gcTGGAAATCTACAGACACATTTGCGGCGACATTCTGGAGAGAAACCGTACATCTGTGAGTTATGTGGTAAAAG CTTTACTGCATCAGGGGATGTCCATCGTCACAAAGTGgtccacacaggagagaagccACATCTGTGTGATATATGTGGTCGAG GATTTAACAACTTGAGTAATCTCAAGGAGCACAAGAGGACTCACGCCACAGACAAGACATTCACATGTGACCAGTGTGGAAAATcgtttaacacacacagaaagcttcTGAAGCACAAGGCCCGCCACGCTGGGGAAAAACCACACAGCTGTGCCACCTGTG GGAAGTGCTTCATTGGCTCAGGGGACCTGCAGCGTCACATACGGTCACACACTGGCGAGAAACCCTACATCTGTAACACCTGTGGAAAGAGCTTCACTCGCTCTGCCATGTTGAGGAGACACAGCAACATGCACTGCAAAGGGGCTCCAGCCGACAACCCGGTCACCGACAACTCTGACCCACCTCGTAGCTCAGATGGAGCGGCCTCATTCCCCAAACCTGTCAGCCACAGTAAACCTCCTGCCGCAGCCAGTGAGCCGCATTTCCCCAGCGTGATGCCCCATGCAGGGTTGGAGAAACCCTCACCGCCTACTCCTTCACCACCACAACCAACGCCACATATAGAGACTCCACCTCCCAACATGCACCTCAGCCCAGCTTCTACGCCCACGCCCCTTCCAGAGCTGCGCTCGCTGGTACcccatcacctcctctcctccaatCACCAGGAGAGAAGTGCAGCCCTGACTGCCGCAGACCACCTGAAGCTGGCCAAACCCCACCCTCAGGAGGCCGTGTATGGTCCATATGTGGAGAATGGGAATATGTCAGTGGAGATGGGCAGAGGTCTGGCGGGGAGGCCCTACCTGCCTCCCGCAGACAATCACTGCAGTTCCCTTACTTCTTCTAGCAGGCCCAATAGTGGGTCCTACAGGTCCACCGAAGGCCAGTTTATCTCCAGTGTAACTCTTTGGGGCCTGGCAATGAAAACTCTGCAGAATGATAATGACATGGAGCAGTAA
- the lyar gene encoding cell growth-regulating nucleolar protein, translated as MVFFTCNGCGESLKKAQVDKHVNMCRGCQVLSCIDCGKDFWGDDYKNHNKCISEDQKYGGKGYEAKANKGDVKQQQWIQRVQEAMNKPGVSAKLKNVLQQVSSYDNVPRKKAKFQNWMRNSLKIANTSLHDEVWDILAAADNPPEAPQETKEDKQTVAEVKVETNGNEQQNGLPDAKKKKLNKRERKEARQQNNGKVVKKVAQEVDEERPGKEKKKGRKRKHSSEEDGEEEQNGHGAEDETSGKKTKTTDQAAEAAEETEDQEVPKGKFNWKGNIKAVLRESPDQELSVKKLRKKVVAAYYSFTGDGNFKKEEEVLALFNKKINNNPKFRVLKDRVRLVK; from the exons ATGGTGTTCTTCACCTGCAACGGCTGTGGTGAGTCCCTGAAAAAGGCTCAGGTTGATAAACACGTGAACATGTGCCGGGGCTGCCAGGTCCTGTCCTGCATCGATTGTGGAAAAGACTTCTG GGGTGATGACTACAAGAACCACAATAAATGTATCAGTGAAGATCAGAAGTATGGAGGGAAAGGCTACGAGGCTAAGGCAAACAAAGGAGatgtgaaacagcagcagtggatcCAG AGAGTCCAAGAAGCTATGAACAAACCTGGAGTCAGTGCAAAGCTAAAGAATGTGCTCCAACAAGTCAGTTCCTATGATAATGTCCCAAGAAAGAAGGCCAAGTTTCAG AACTGGATGAGAAACAGTCTTAAAATAGCCAACACCAGTCTTCATGATGAAGTGTGGGACATCCTCGCTGCAGCTGACAAT CCTCCTGAGGCCCCACAGGAGACTAAAGAAGATAAACAGACAGTGGCTGAAGTCAAAGTGGAGACTAACGGAAATGAACAGCAGAACGGCCTCCCGGACgctaagaagaagaaactgaacaaaCGGGAACGTAAAGAAGCCCGTCAGCAGAACAATGGGAAGGTGGTGAAGAAGGTTGCACAGGAGGTAGATGAAGAGCGGCcaggcaaagagaaaaaaaagggcagaaagagaaagcacaGCTCTGAGGAAGacggagaagaagaacagaacGGGCACGGTGCTGAAGATGAGACATctggcaagaaaacaaagacaa cgGACCAAGCTGCAGAGGCGGCAGAGGAGACTGAGGATCAAGAAGTTCCCAAAG GCAAATTCAACTGGAAGGGAAATATCAAGGCAGTACTGAGAGAATCACCTGACCAGGAACTGTCGGTAAAGAAACTCAGGAAGAAG GTCGTGGCAGCGTACTACTCTTTCACTGGTGATGgaaattttaaaaaggaggaggaagtgctAGCCCTTTTCAACAAGAAGATCAACAACAATCCCAAATTTAGAGTCTTGAAAGACAGAGTTAGACTTGTAAAGTAG